A window of Komagataella phaffii GS115 chromosome 1, complete sequence contains these coding sequences:
- a CDS encoding Dihydrolipoyl transsuccinylase, component of the mitochondrial alpha-ketoglutarate dehydrogenase yields the protein MFSKSARLVKQVKVSLPVTPMASRRFLQTAPKFMGAASIRNPRLIAPRSLQLIRFQSQTVKVPDMAESITEGTLSQFLKKVGDYVAADEVVATIETDKIDVEVNSPVAGTITELLAAEEDTVEVGQDLFKVEPGAKPEGAAAAPKAEEPGEKKTEEAAPASSTEKKEEPPAAAWAPPPKTAEPAAPAKKETPKQTKEETSAPKAGTFSRNEERIKMNRMRLRIAERLKESQDTNASLTTFNEVDMTSLMEMRKLYKDEFLEKTGIKFGFMGAFSRASALAAKDIPSVNAAIENNDTIVYRDYMDISIAVATPKGLVTPVVRNVESLSVLDIEKEISNLGKKARDGKLTLEDMAGGTFTISNGGVFGSLYGTPIINIPQTAVLGLHGVKQRPVVVAGGKIEARPMMYLALTYDHRMMDGREGVIFLKTIKELIEDPRKMLLM from the coding sequence ATGTTTTCTAAATCAGCTCGCTTAGTCAAGCAGGTTAAGGTGTCCTTACCAGTGACCCCAATGGCCTCTAGAAGATTCCTTCAAACTGCACCCAAATTTATGGGCGCTGCTTCTATCCGCAACCCACGTCTCATTGCCCCCAGGtctcttcagttgattAGATTTCAATCACAAACTGTGAAAGTTCCAGATATGGCCGAGTCTATTACAGAGGGAACCCTGTCACAGTTCTTAAAGAAAGTAGGTGATTATGTGGCTGCCGATGAGGTGGTTGCTACCATCGAAACGGATAAGATCGATGTTGAGGTCAATTCCCCAGTGGCTGGTACCATAACTGAACTTTTAGCTGCCGAGGAAGATACCGTCGAGGTTGGACAGGATCTGTTCAAGGTTGAACCTGGTGCCAAACCTGAAGGTGCCGCCGCAGCCCCAAAAGCTGAAGAGCCTGGTGAGAAGAAGACTGAAGAGGCAGCCCCAGCTTCATCTAcggaaaagaaggaggaaCCCCCTGCCGCAGCTTGGGCCCCTCCCCCAAAAACTGCTGAACCAGCAGCTCCAGCAAAAAAGGAAACTCCAAAACAGACTAAGGAGGAGACTTCTGCCCCAAAAGCTGGCACTTTCTCAAGAAATGAAGAGCGAATTAAAATGAACCGTATGAGACTACGTATTGCAGAGAGACTAAAGGAATCTCAAGACACTAACGCTTCCTTGACTACTTTTAACGAGGTGGACATGACCTCCTTAATGGAAATGCGTAAGTTGTACAAGGAtgaatttttggagaagactGGCATTAAATTCGGATTCATGGGTGCCTTTTCCCGTGCTTCCGCCCTTGCCGCCAAGGACATTCCATCTGTTAACGCtgcaattgaaaacaatgaTACCATTGTCTACCGTGATTACATGGACATTTCCATTGCCGTGGCTACTCCAAAGGGACTTGTTACGCCGGTGGTACGTAACGTCGAATCTTTATCTGTTTTGGATATAGAGAAAGAGATCTCCAATTTGGGTAAGAAAGCTAGAGATGGTAAGTTAACTCTAGAGGACATGGCCGGTGGAACCTTTACAATCTCCAACGGAGGTGTATTTGGCTCGTTATACGGAACACCAATCATCAATATTCCTCAGACTGCTGTTCTGGGTCTACACGGAGTTAAACAGAGGCCAGTTGTTGTTGCCGGAGGTAAGATTGAGGCCCGTCCAATGATGTACCTTGCTTTGACTTACGATCACCGTATGATGGATGGTAGAGAGGGTGTTATTTTCCTCAAGACGATCAAGGAGCTCATTGAAGATCCACGCAAGATGTTGCTCATGTAA
- a CDS encoding Protein with similarity to bovine phospholipase A1, translating to MFPISVRRQFSVLSHLRVNARWFYAVDVPISKPEQFKYTQTKPPQKFLPFNDSDNSLLEKSFKDGDKTVLQVLEDRLFNCDIRSRQLYPIYWQGPVYEVRRGIWFSNGTPIDQRLADLIEKQYQALKDKLGKEEDQMLFELDDKTSELSPIEKSEDLTTTITETFGSSESQSPKKLVLFKDDKTVFILPKSSKLLIQLLNPLADELKKSIFSDYKIERGYKAKEKDKAQVNKGSTSAFGDYSFINFFTDTAIDKNAKSDQAEEKMEYHMKNDFAKEDKDTKRDINHIVLCCHGIGQSLGTKLESVNFIHDINIFRKGLATALKEDSELQEISPSASNHGIQVLPVIWRYNLGFSIDEPISVIDENDGVKKLPSVSDITVDALRPLRNLLGNVVLDILLYYDSWYKKRILSSVVQQCNDVYDKFLQNNPGWNGKVSFVGHSLGSAIFFDILCKQPDNLNFEDPNFDHKRYLKFKVENYFALGSPLGVFSLLKRQNIAPRSEENLVSVNDIDKEVLERPCVGPKCENFYNIFHPCDSIGYRVEPLIRSEFTKFKPSPVPFANKSGFDSQLKEITDFGDEFGDKLTNNISKLFGNKSIGELLLLDSKKPETENLSSDSPEESYKKSSSSKSTRVDISAESLKVIKQLNYSGRVDYCLSEGLFDISIINAIKAHTTYFENKDLTAFVLRELLSPKSKSQLVSKSAVLMSSGDDDNEWL from the coding sequence ATGTTCCCAATCTCGGTAAGAAGACAGTTCTCAGTCCTGAGCCATCTTAGAGTCAATGCTAGATGGTTTTATGCCGTTGATGTTCCGATTTCGAAACCGGAGCAATTCAAGTACACTCAGACTAAACCACCCCAAAAATTTCTACCATTCAATGATTCGGATAATTCTTTGTTAGAaaagtctttcaaagatggagACAAGACCGTGTTGCAAGTGTTGGAGGATAGGCTGTTCAATTGCGATATAAGGTCCAGGCAATTATACCCCATATACTGGCAAGGCCCGGTGTACGAGGTCAGAAGAGGAATATGGTTTTCTAATGGAACCCCGATTGATCAACGGTTGGCAGATCTTATCGAGAAACAATACCAAGCTTTGAAGGATAAATTGGGCAAGGAAGAGGATCAGATGTTATTTGAATTAGACGACAAAACGTCAGAGTTGTCCCCGATAGAGAAGAGTGAAGACTTGACTACCACAATAACAGAAACATTCGGCTCGTCTGAATCTCaatcaccaaagaaacttgTATTATTCAAGGACGATAAAACTGTTTTTATACTACCTAAAAgctcaaaacttttgattcaATTGCTGAATCCATTGGCGGatgagttgaaaaagtctATTTTTTCGGACTATAAGATTGAGAGAGGTTAcaaagccaaagaaaaggataAAGCACAGGTAAATAAGGGATCCACTTCTGCCTTTGGAGACTACTCATTCATAAATTTTTTCACTGATACTGCAATTGATAAGAATGCCAAGAGTGACCaagctgaagaaaaaatggaaTACCACATGAAAAATGACTTTGCTAAGGAAGACAAAGATACCAAGCGTGACATTAATCATATAGTGTTATGTTGCCATGGCATTGGTCAATCTCTAGGAACTAAACTGGAGAGTGTGAACTTTATTCATGACATAAATATCTTTAGGAAGGGACTTGCTACTGCATTGAAAGAGGACTCAGAGTTACAAGAGATTAGCCCTTCTGCAAGTAACCATGGCATTCAAGTTTTACCAGTTATCTGGAGGTATAACTTAGGgttttcaattgatgagCCAATCAGCGTGATAGACGAAAATGATGGAGTCAAAAAACTTCCCTCTGTTTCTGATATCACGGTTGATGCTTTAAGGCCTTTGAGAAATCTTCTCGGTAATGTTGTTTTAGACATATTGCTTTATTATGATAGTTGGTACAAGAAACGAATCCTCTCATCTGTCGTACAGCAATGTAATGATGTTTATGACAAGTTTTTACAAAACAATCCAGGATGGAATGGAAAAGTATCTTTCGTTGGTCATTCTTTGGGAAgtgcaattttttttgatattctATGCAAACAGCCTGATAACTTAAACTTTGAAGACCCAAACTTTGATCATAAAAGATACCTCAAGTTTAAGGTAGAAAATTATTTCGCATTGGGTTCTCCGTTGGGCGTTTTCAGTCTATTAAAAAGGCAAAATATTGCTCCTAGATCCGAGGAAAATTTGGTGTCTGTTAATGATATCGACAAGGAAGTGCTGGAAAGACCTTGTGTAGGGCCAAAGTGTGAAAATTTCTATAACATTTTCCACCCCTGTGACTCAATTGGGTACAGAGTAGAGCCTTTAATTAGGTCTGAATTTACCAAATTCAAGCCTTCTCCGGTTCCATTTGCTAATAAATCTGGATTTGATTCTcagttgaaagagattaCAGATTTTGGTGACGAATTTGGAGACAAATTGACCAATAACATAAGTAAACTGTTTGGAAACAAATCTATTGGAGAACTGCTACTTCTGGATAGTAAGAAGCCTGAGACTGAAAATCTTTCCTCAGATTCACCCGAAGAGTCGTATAAGAAGTCATCTAGTTCAAAGTCGACTAGAGTAGACATTTCTGCCGAAAGTTTGAAGGTAATAAAACAATTGAATTACAGCGGGAGAGTGGACTATTGTCTCAGTGAAGGACTGTTTGATATTTCAATTATAAACGCTATCAAGGCCCATACAAcatactttgaaaataagGATCTAACAGCATTTGTTTTACGTGAGTTGTTGTCCCCAAAAAGTAAATCCCAACTTGTTTCCAAAAGTGCAGTCCTTATGTCATCTGGTGACGATGATAACGAATGGTTATGA
- a CDS encoding DNA binding component of the SBF complex (Swi4p-Swi6p), a transcriptional activator, whose amino-acid sequence MTTSEIYIATYSSVDVYECICNTFPLMRRCSDDWVNVTQILKIAQFPKAQRTKILEKEVHDKTHQRIQGGYGRFQGTWTPLDIARNLAMNYGFGDADLPVLYWDPSKDPMPKRNKQKPTPAKHNLQSGNNSTGSPKRRRATPKKIKQQVQLPVQHTFTNTKLEQPAHIPQYQLHDGYSQHPPLISKSQHSQQYPVPQVSTYIYSQPPTFQQQQQLLQQQQQHPQPQYTQFINNQQAIIPSQNNFTYNQNPVPRFQNFQTAKTVQAVHNSQGSLSTTENWSQDELHQHGRKNSDTSVSSNVSLQNGKIPHDDSQLPIIRPPHLSTQQFYTELLLNYFTEDNEQVPYYLIEVPEGFNLDIPIDDEGHTALHWAASIGSVPVVEALLKNRADPLITNNSGLNALSKLVGFNNSYELMNFSQLLHLLKDCLIIPDANGRIPLHYMMELTSIPDKIQPLEYYFQGILEFVRETQRLAETASPDNKDKDLLKILLNHQDNNGDSSLHIAARTGNAQFIKLLLSNGASVELVNRRKQSCKDMLSIDLLEKLHWEDLQKAKRTSSKSSTQRRGRVNSTDNKPSIGIFNDQVAYYPQYNSSVLSDQTQMSIVPATSQIHSQLHQRQQLLSPEMITYNPSIPQDTPKTVSQCDSSMNLSTSEQEGNVSFKELREKLPDVINNLNETFETEMAEKDDEGEHYSRMIKDLTTEAHYLEKTIARISQEISSRMNMDQNKMSTAVFINEANKQVSKMTEVLNSNVEELTRLWERSQSLQLAKLVHRQEEKHLDHTEQLNEKETAIKLAIDLSILQFNRMKLVNEIIHSLADVNVNSKDDLAGNRLYKYKKLISKACGLQIEDVDDDLLNGIEQTLLEGGSI is encoded by the coding sequence ATGACTACCTCAGAGATTTACATCGCAACATACTCATCCGTCGATGTTTATGAGTGTATATGCAACACTTTCCCACTAATGCGACGGTGTTCAGATGATTGGGTGAACGTTACTCAGATTCTAAAGATTGCCCAGTTTCCTAAAGCCCAGAGAACCAAGATACTGGAAAAGGAAGTACATGACAAAACCCACCAGAGGATCCAAGGAGGTTACGGTAGGTTCCAGGGTACATGGACGCCTTTGGACATTGCTCGCAATTTAGCGATGAACTACGGATTCGGTGATGCTGACTTGCCAGTTCTATATTGGGATCCTTCAAAGGATCCTAtgccaaagagaaacaaacAGAAACCAACTCCAGCCAAGCATAATCTACAGTCGGGTAACAATTCGACTGGATCACCCAAGAGGAGGCGGGCCACTCCcaagaaaataaaacaGCAGGTGCAATTGCCAGTTCAACATACATTCACCAACACTAAATTGGAACAACCTGCTCATATTCCCCAATATCAGTTGCATGATGGCTACTCTCAACATCCGCCTCTAATTTCAAAGTCGCAGCACTCCCAGCAGTACCCTGTCCCGCAAGTCAGCACATATATCTACTCGCAACCGCCTACATTtcagcagcagcagcaactgctacaacaacagcaacaacatCCGCAGCCACAGTACACTCAATTTATCAATAACCAACAGGCAATAATCCCTTCACAGAACAATTTTACCTACAACCAAAATCCTGTGCCACGGTTTCagaactttcaaactgCTAAAACAGTGCAGGCTGTACATAATTCTCAAGGCTCCCTATCAACCACGGAGAACTGGTCCCAAGACGAGTTACATCAACATGGTCGCAAAAACAGCGATACCTCTGTGTCTTCCAACGTATCCCTgcaaaatggaaaaataCCGCACGATGACTCACAACTGCCTATCATAAGGCCTCCTCATCTGAGCACCCAGCAGTTTTACACAGAGTTGTTACTAAACTATTTTACCGAGGACAATGAACAAGTTCCCTATTATTTAATTGAGGTGCCTGAAGGGTTTAACCTCGATATACCGATCGATGACGAAGGCCACACAGCACTGCATTGGGCCGCATCTATTGGTTCGGTGCCAGTAGTGGAGGCCCTGCTAAAGAATAGAGCCGATCCTCTAATCACAAACAATTCAGGGCTAAACGCCCTTTCTAAGCTGGTTGGATTCAACAACTCATACGAGTTAATGAACTTTTCGCAGCTTTTACATTTGCTGAAAGACTGCCTGATTATTCCAGACGCTAATGGTCGAATACCATTACATTACATGATGGAACTCACTAGTATCCCAGATAAGATTCAACCATTAGAGTATTATTTTCAAGGAATACTTGAATTTGTACGAGAAACTCAACGTCTGGCCGAAACGGCTTCTCCAGATAATAAAGATAAAGATTTATTGAAGATTTTATTAAACCACCAGGACAATAATGGAGACTCCTCTCTACACATTGCTGCCAGAACTGGCAATGCACAGTTCATAAAGCTCCTCTTATCCAATGGAGCATCTGTTGAACTTGTaaacagaagaaaacaatcaTGTAAAGACATGCTGTCCATTGATCTGCTAGAAAAATTACATTGGGAAGATTTGCAAAAGGCTAAGAGAACTTCGTCTAAATCTTCAACGCAGAGAAGGGGTCGAGTTAACAGCACTGACAACAAGCCATCTATTGGAATATTTAATGATCAAGTGGCGTATTATCCACAGTATAATAGCAGTGTTCTCTCAGATCAAACTCAAATGTCAATTGTTCCTGCTACTTCTCAGATACATAGTCAGCTTCATCAACGACAGCAGTTATTGTCTCCAGAGATGATCACCTATAATCCCTCGATTCCTCAGGATACACCGAAGACAGTTTCACAATGCGATAGTTCAATGAACTTGAGTACTTCGGAACAGGAAGGAAATGTCTCATTTAAAGAACTACGGGAGAAACTTCCGGATGTTATCAATAACTTgaatgaaacttttgaaactgaaatGGCCGAGAAGGATGATGAAGGTGAGCattattcaagaatgaTTAAAGATTTGACGACAGAGGCTCACTACTTGGAAAAGACTATAGCTCGTATTTCACAAGAGATCTCCTCAAGAATGAATATGGACCAGAATAAGATGAGTACCGCTGTTTTTATCAACGAAGCGAATAAACAGGTTAGCAAAATGACAGAGGTTTTGAATTCTaacgttgaagaattgacCAGACTTTGGGAAAGGTCACAATCGTTACAGTTAGCAAAGTTGGTTCATCGCCAAGAAGAGAAGCATTTAGATCATACAGAACAGCTTAACGAAAAAGAGACTGCCATCAAGCTGGCAATTGATCTGAGCATTTTACAATTCAACCGCATGAAGCTGGTAAATGAGATTATCCATTCCTTAGCCGATGTGAACGTCAATAGTAAGGATGACCTTGCAGGTAATCGACTTTACAAGTACAAGAAGCTGATTTCGAAGGCATGTGGGCTGCAAATCGAGGATGTGGATGATGATCTGTTGAACGGAATTGAGCAAACTCTTTTAGAAGGTGGAAGTATATAG